The DNA window GCTGTCCCGTCGTACTCAGCCATGATGGCAAAGCGCCTGCTCTCTTCTTTCATGGCATTCATTTCAGTAGACACTCAGGGTCGAGCCCCAAAAGCCGTCCAGGGATGGCAGGACTTGTTTGGAAACCAGGGTCAGGGCAAGGAGGACGGCCGCGATGGCAAAAAAGACCAGATCTCTGGCTTGAAGCCTGGCGGCGTAAAGCCGGGTCCTTCCCTCTTCGCCCCGGTAACAGCGGGCATCCATGGCAACAGCCAGGTCGTCGGCCCGCCGGAAACTGGAAACAAAAAGCGGGACCAGGATGCTGACCAGGCCGCCGGCCCGTTTCAAGAGGCCGCCGGTGTCATAATTGGCCCCCCGTGAGGACTGGGCCTTCATGATTTTTACAGCTTCGTCCATGAGAGTGGGGACAAAGCGGAGGGCAATCGACATCATCATGGCGAACTCATGAACGGGAAAGCGGACCAGGCGAAGGGGGGACAGGAGACTCTCCATGGCATCGGCGATAGCCAGGGGCGGCGTTGTCAAGGTTAAAAGCAGGGAAGTATTGATGATCATGAGGGAGAGCCGGAGGGCCGTCATCAGGCCTGAGAGGAGGCCTTCCTGGGTGATCCTGATCTTCCCGATCTGCAGGAGGACATGCCCTTCCACCGTCAGCAGATGAAGGGCAACGGCAAAAAGAATGATGACCAGGATGGGCCGGACGCTTTTCAGGATAATACCCGGCCTGATCCCTGACAGGGCGGA is part of the Fastidiosipila sp. genome and encodes:
- a CDS encoding energy-coupling factor transporter transmembrane protein EcfT, translated to MGKSMLGRSIPGHSILHRLDARVKFVAAILIMVATLSIRDVRVMAVFILWTLLLSALSGIRPGIILKSVRPILVIILFAVALHLLTVEGHVLLQIGKIRITQEGLLSGLMTALRLSLMIINTSLLLTLTTPPLAIADAMESLLSPLRLVRFPVHEFAMMMSIALRFVPTLMDEAVKIMKAQSSRGANYDTGGLLKRAGGLVSILVPLFVSSFRRADDLAVAMDARCYRGEEGRTRLYAARLQARDLVFFAIAAVLLALTLVSKQVLPSLDGFWGSTLSVY